Sequence from the Ammospiza caudacuta isolate bAmmCau1 chromosome 9, bAmmCau1.pri, whole genome shotgun sequence genome:
AATTTGAAACCACAATGTATTTCTTGTTATTTATCATCAAGACATCTTAATAGCTACTGAAGGATTGATATgaattctgttttcttgttCAGAACACCATCTTGGCCTGCCTTCTTGCTCTTGCCATCAGCATGCCACTGTCTGATGCTTCTTGTTTCTATATGCCATTCAAGCCAGGGATGTCTAATGGTGTGGTTGTAGGTAAGAACTGCTCTCAACCTGACAGACATCATCAGAATCACTGCTTGATTTGTCCATTCTGTGCAATTCATCACAGTTTAGAAATAAGTGGAAACAATGGAAAGGAATCAAAGGGAAATGGGAGGGAAATGGGCTGTGGAGAGcaatatattataatatgttATTAAAAGAACAAGTTATCTGGAGAGCTTCACACAGACCAAATTACTAATGATCTTTTCCCAGGGAAGTACACAGTTTTAGTTTACTCATCTGCATGAAGTAGTAAGTAATATTTTTACCATGGAATCACATCTAGAAATCAGAGAAAGGAGAAGTGTAAGTGTGTGTAGCCAGTATAAAACAGGAAACAGATATACAAGTATTCAGTACCACACAATTTACTCATGTCTTGTTTCTGTATCCCAAAACAAATTCCTAAAAGCAGAATGGCTGCATCCCTTGAGTCTGCATCTGCCCTTCCTGGACACAGCTAGTCTGTCATTCTACAGATgagtggagctgcaggaaaaaaaaaattccaaaagagAAGCATGCAATTTTTTTTGACACAACAGGAGTTTATGTGTGCCAATATGCAAAAACCCTCTAAGTGGTCTAAAATACAGTTTTACCTGGGAAAGCTGTTGCTATTACTTGAAGAAATTAGTTAACATTGccaaagaaaagaacatttatAGGTGAAGACACAACCTAGAAGTCCCAGCACTCTCTCTTGTTCTGTTCTCATAAAATTCTGCATCCCAGATCAGTTATTTAGGAGGCCTATGGTCTATTCTGTGACTGCTGAATAGGAACTTTACATCCAACATTTGCAttcttcctgcagctgaggagTGGGAAAAGCTTTTTGACCAGATGTAGTCTTGCTTTAAAGGAGGAGACAACAAGAGATGGTGTTAATAGGAAAGTCAAAGCCTTTTTTAATTCTGGCCAGGTCTGTGTCTAGTTGTCTTTCTGCTGGGTTCTTCAAATTCCATACTTGAAGATGAACTGCACTAGGAAACCCCATGCTGTTAAGAACCTCAGGAGACAGAAGGACACAGGTCTCTCTTCTCCACGAATTAGGGTAGCATACCCTGCTCTGTTGGGGAACCTCTGTGTTTGGCATATGGGATGTTAATGCACAAAGCCAGCAAAGATCCCACCCATTTTGTACATCCAGCAGTCAGTGCAATGGTCTGACACTGAAGGCTGCTCATACTCTGCATTTTCAGGCTGCCTTGATGGGGAAGGAAAGGTCCATGAATTTGATTCCAGATGGAGGACCGAGGACTGCAACGATTGCTCCTGTTCCAAGACTGGAATTGACTGCTGCACCAGGTgagttcagagcagcagtggggttttccctctgctgccaTGACACAGCACAATCCACTTCCCTTTGCACAGGAGTTCCTGAGAAATAACAATAATCCTTCTCCCACTCATTTCCTATGACAAAGTTATGCATAAATCCAGCATCATCCTCACTGAACATGCAAGAAATTCCTCTGAAAATTAGAGGTTTTATTTAACAAATAATTCTTTATTTAAAGTAAATtgagaatttaatttttctcaggGCTAAAACATCAGGCAAGTTACTGATTCAAGAGAGAACATTCTAAGAAATTTCTATTGATCCTAATCCAGATATTCCCAAAGCCACACATTGCCTCACTTTCCTCTGAGAAGCAGCTCAAGGTACCTTGGCTGTAATGTTTTCCATAGTGATACCCAACCACTCATGCAATATTAGTTGCATACCGTGGATGAAGAGAAGAAGCAGTGATATTGGAATAGCAAATAAGCACAACAAACAGCCCTTGGGTGTTGaccagaaaaattaaaactctCCATCCTGATTACACAGCAGGCCAAGTAACAAACATTTGAGCTAGGACCTTTGGGCAAGTTCCCTTTTCTGCTCCCAAAACTGAGTCTCCTCAGTACAGACTCTTCATACCAAAGGTGCAGATACCACCTGAAGTGCAAGTTGCTTATTTCTTGGTCTCATcacctctttttcttttcccaaccACAGCTATATGACACCAGTTGGCTATGATGAAGAGAAATGTGAACGCATTTTCAGCAAGGACACTTGCTCTTATAAAGTAGTGGAGAAAGATGATCACTCAAAAGAATGCCCAGTCCATTCATGGGTGGGGTAGCAGAAGAATGATGGATTGGGggaatatttccttttattgtTCTGATGGTTCCCTCACAAATTCAAAACCACTAAAAATGCGAATGTTAAGTGAAATCTACTCCTAAATCCAACATATAATGAAACTGAGTATCTACTCACAAAAATCTCCCTTGGTTTCTCTGCCTTATGCTTCACCATGAACAAAGAACTGACCTGTTCCTTCCTTGAGGTCAGACATTAAAGGTGACATTTTAAAGCATCCTTGGTAGCTGCTAATCTGTGTTCTTCTCTTGTCATGTTTCAGTGCCAAGGGGCATATTCCATAATCTGTGCACACCTGTATCTTAAAGCCAAAATAAAATCATATAAAGCATCAGAAATTCATGTgacttcttttcttctttaaggatgaaaaccaaaagaattaaaatttcaaaaaccaggggaaaaaacaaaaagctacTTGAAAATCTTTCTAAATGCTCTGTTTTCTATAATGTCTTACATTATTAACTTTTGTCCTCTATGGCTTCCTGGAGACCAGCCTATGGGCTGCAAGATCTACCAGCTACCCATAAAGTATAATTGAAGGCCTCTTCTAATGACACCATGCCTAGCATAGACTACAGCACTTCAGGGTTGAGGCTAGAGgacttgaaaataatttctgagaaGCAACTCCACCCTGCTGCATTGAAACTGTAGGGTTGCTCTTTCTAATTTTGACCAAAGGAGGTGACACAGAAAGGGGAGCAGTGTGGATAGAGAGAGATGTTTTACCAGGGAAGGCAGTGATAAGTCAAGGGGCAaaggttttaaactaaaagaggcTACATTCAGATTAGACACAAGGGAGAAATTCTTTAATATGAGGCTAGTGAGACACTGGAAGAGGTTGCTCAGAGAACTTGCAGATGCACCATCTTTGGAAGTGTTTTATGCCAGGTTGGACAAAGCTTTGAGAAACCTGGTTTAGTGGAGGGTGTCCCTTCTCTTGGCAGGAgggctggactagatgacctctaaaggttccttccaacccaaaccattctttaGACATCTTTCTGCCTGCAACAGACTTCCAGGTGCAGTTGTAAGGCAAGTCTACAGAGAACACCAAGTCATAAGTAAGTTGCGACCAAAaatttactttccttttttaaggCTGACTAAACATATGCACCCAAATTCCAGAAAAACCATCCTGAAGCAGCACTCCTACGCAATCCAGAGCTATTTAATCACATTTTAAATCCATCCAAGCACCTTTCTCCACTATCTGCCAAGTCCTCTTAGATCTACCCTGTTTGCTATGACAAAATAGGAAAGGCTCATTTCCTGCCTGACCCAAAACATCTCACAGAACACTCTGGTCTCTTCTTGTCTGCTCCAAGTTTCAACATGGAAACAGATGATTTTACCTATTACATTTAGTTCTGGGCACCAGAATCACAGCAGGGCTCCCTTCTGTAGCAAGGAGTCTAGCAATGGCAACACAACGAAACCCTCAAATctgaaaaaacagaaacagagcATACAAAACTCTGCTTTGAACTTCCCACTTTTCCCAAGTTATGTTTTGCCTTGGTATTTCTCTACCTCAGCATTCACAGCTACAGTCCCATACAAAGAATACATGCCTCAGCCTCAAAACTTTTAGATCATACCACCACTAGATTCACAGAGTGGAAAGAAAATACTCACAGGAAAGTTTCCTCCACTATCCTGTCAGGTTAAAGGTTTAGGAGGCTCTGCAGAACCTTGAGGGGCAAATCCCAGGTAGAGCAGGACAGGTTTTGTGCTCTCTTACCCCCAATTTCCCTTTCATCTCCTGAAAGTGCACAGCTTTCCTGCAAGAAGGAGAGGGAGTTTTGGACAGCTGGCCCTCCTCATCCAGTACTTCTTTTTaaggcaaatattttaaatattggaAAGGTGTTCTTGTCCTAGAAATAAAATCTAGTGCTTAGTCTACCAAAGCTTTTAAATCAAACACCAGAAAACGGATATAAATCTGATGCAAGTTTTCATATTAAACAATGCTTATCACCTGAAGCTTAATAGCTTGGTACCCATTCATGTTTTGTGTCCAATAAGATTTTTGCCCTAATCTTAAAATGAAAATCCAACTTAAACAAGGAAAACACATATCTCATTTACATTATGCATACCAAGGAAGCCATAGATTTTCAGTTCACATTGTGCTCTGTGCCAGTTTTAAATCTCAGATAAATTCAGTTCATGAGAACTTTGCTTGTTCACTTTGCTCTTAGTTAACTCTTCTGCTGGTAGGCAGGAAAGTTTGCATTAGCACCTTTTCAAAGCCTGAAAGTTTCTTTTAGAAACTATTGTGTGCATGTTTCCTTGGATCAAGCTGTGGTTTATTTAAGGGTGAAACTGATTGGAATTGATTTGCTTTATGACAGGTATATACATGAAACTGTAGAATACACAAGTCATATGACCAATCTAAAACATACAGCAAGCCTGGGTTACTTTAACCTTCTTCCCCATActcaaaattctgttttcacattttatttgttGCAGGAGGTCTCAAGCACTGACCCATGTTCTTTACACTTCTCCATGGCTTCAGTGCTTTTTCACAGCCAGTGCTTCCAGTGGATCTCTATTAAGGACTGCTGATAAACTGCAGTGTGCTTTTTGCATAATGTAAAAGCATCAGGAAGTCAATCTTGAATCCTTTGCACAGAGGGAAGACAGTATCACCCAGCACAAGTGGTGGCCagactgctgctgcagcacccctAAGAAGTAGCAAACCATCTTCTCACTGAAAAAGGCCATGTCACTCAGGTAGTAGTTTTagggaaaatattaaatttcatttgatttcccaggagctgcatgAGCATTAGGTGTAGGGTTCTCCTCATGACTCCCTCCCCTGAGTTTAGCTAAAAATGGAGTCAGCCAGTTGTCAGAGCCAGCAGGAATATCAGTTTCCCTGATTAACTTCTCTAAAACAGATTGACATGAACCATTTTGAAGTCAGgtcagatttatttttgtgctttaaCCCCATTTTGAGGCCCACCATAGTGTTTAGTAATTAAGCAATACATTCAGGTAGTTTTGAAACACAAGGTAAAGCAATAGACATCCAGCAGATCATGTCTAAAGCCACTAATGTCTTccaaagaaatgttttcaatGTGGGCAAGTTGCAATAAAACTATGGAGTTGCCCCTATTCAGAGCCTTGGTGACATGGAGCCACCATCTCACCACCCCTCTGATTCCTGGGGGAATCACAGAGCCCAATCCCACCAGCTCCAGGCCTCTCCTCAGAAAACACGGGATCCCTCCAATTGTCAAAATCTTCCCAGGGCAGAATTGCCTCTTTGGCTGTGCTCTGAGTCCCTGTTTTAGCCAAACCACTCCATGACTTGACCAGTTTACTTTGGCACCTGCCCTGACAGATGCAGGAGCGAGACAAACAGGGAAAGGAGTGCTGCATGTTCTTCTCATTGCTTCACAGAGCTCAGGCAGGGGAGGCACATTAACTGTTGCTGTTCCCCCACAAGCCAGTAAAGGAAGTTGTTTGACCTAAGTCAGAGTGTCTagagctgggctctgagcaCTTCCAGCACAACAGAGCCCAAGGGAGAAGGTACAGAGGGAAAGCAGCAAACTGACACAGTCACAGTGTCTCGAGGTACTCAGCCTCCCAGCCATCACCTAGGCTGAGAGAACTCAGCCTTCCCTTAAAAGAGGATCTGTGCTTAACATTGCAGCCCCAGAAGACAACTTCATTTACAGCTGCACAACAGAGAATCCACTCTCCTCCTTGTTTTAATCATTTGGCATGGAAAACCTTGTTTGTCTCAAGAGGAAATGTCCAAGCAGGTCAGCAAGAAGATGAACAGAGTTAGGTTCAGCCTCTTCTCTGCTCCAGATCCCACAGACAATTCACTCAATGTTTTGGGCTTCCATaagcatttggggttttttattctCAATTCATCCAAgatgattattatttttttttttagggcaCAGTGCACACAGAATACTTGAATACAACACACTTCAGCTTCAGGAGGTAGCTAACAGGCACCTCTGGAAGCAATAGCCTTGGTCACACTTCAGTTTCTTGTGtgtatattttatacatataaatGTATTTGCCTATCTGAGAGCAAAAATGATATGAAAGTTATTAATACAGTTATTTCTCTCCAAGGAGAGAAGGATAACcatctaatttaaaaataattttgagtaAGAGAATAATTTGGAACCCATCATGCTCTTCAAGTCAGAATTGCTTATTAAATTTTCCTGCAACTATATTCTCACTGGAGATATTATCCACTGTAACACTTATTTCTCTTCAAGACACAGCACAAGATTTGTCAAGAATTATAGCTGGGACAGAAAAGAAGTGGGTCTGGCCTCTTGCTATACTAGACCCCAATCAATTggtttcaattaaaataaaaccaaattcaCAGTAGTATAAGAGCTTTGTTATGTTTTCACCTTGTTGCCTTTGCTAACAAGTTACTTTGAGTAGATGATTCCTGTCAAAGAGAAATTCATTTAAAGACTACCAGAGAAAGAGTATTTCCTCAAAACACTTCATTACACACCACAACTGTTTCCTGCTGCAGAACTGCACACAGAGAGCATGATCTACCAACATCATAAGGTTAACACAAAACTTGACAGCTGTACTGCAAAGCTAAAAGCAAAGTGCAACAGAAGCTCTAAAGTCTCTTGCTAAGTTCATGCAAACAGATAAAGAATGATTCAGATCCTCTGTCACAACAAACAGTGGCCACCTCCTCCATATCTGTTAGTTGATTCCAAATCCCTGAGGAGACCACACTTGTTCTGCCATCTCCCCTTCTGTCCCAAAACCACATTCAGTGCAGCTTTGCTTCCTCTAGCTGTTTGTCAATCAGTGGAAGCTAACGAGTTCAGGCATACCAATCAAGTGCCCAGTTAAAGCCAGGTGTGCTAAAAGAGCCACACTAATGGAATTAATGCAACTCATTAGGCTGGGAATGCTCTGGCAACTTTTGAAACTTGTTATGCCTATGCTCCAGTTCAGTACAGCACTGAATCCCTGCAGCCCTAATGTAGCCGCAGTGATATGTGCCAATTTTCCTGGCTGGTTCTGAGAGGAAGCCTCACATGCTGCGTGTTTTAACAGTCTAATGTCACAAAGACCTGGACACCTCTGGCAAGATATGTATTGAAGGAAATGTCCTCATTTTGCTGTTGCAGAAACAACGCTGCCTTTGGTGAttcctgctgtgttttgaaataaaactgGAACTTGTTCTTTCTTTGCCTTCCTCAGTCCTTAGCATTGCTTCTGGACTGAGACAATACCCATCTCATCTCATTTTTGCTGCCAAAAAGGTGCTACCTGGTCGTGCTGATCTGCCTCTAGTCCCCAGGCCTGGCTTTGCTTCAGCAGCTGAGAGATACATAACTACAGCTAGTTCCTGCTAAGTATGGACATAATGTATCTTGtataaaataattgaaaatataaTCAATCAGGCTGACAACAGTGCACTTTCCACATCACTGCACTGTATGAAAGACCTGTCCTGTGCCTCCTCACAGCAGGTCAGTTGAACAATAGTGTCCTTTCCCCGCTGGTCCTTGATGGCCTGCCAGCTCTGGAGGCACTGCTTTCTGGTGGTCAGATTTCACCCCTGACACCAGTGCTGATGCAGAGCAGCCAGTGTATCTGCTGGAGTTTCTTCTGATTTACACCAGCACAATGGAGTTCAAGATGCCAAAGTATGCCAGTGCACAAAAGGAGCCTTTGCAAGGCCTTTTGAGGTGGCACCTTCTGATCGATGATCGGAACAGGTTAGAGCGTCCATTGGGAGCACATTTACTTTGCCTCCCTTTGCACTGAGCATTGTTTCCTCACTGTGTATAAATAGACACTACTCCTCATTATTATATGTGAGCAGCCCATGCAAGTATGGTAAGTTACcagctttgtgtgtgtgtgtatgtaatGTTTTTACACTGGAAGTActtctatattttattttatttggacGAGTAGGACTATCCCATAACTCTGTGCTAgacctttgaaaaaaaaaaacccttaattttaaaaaaaattcttgttttctttctagaaATTCTTGCTTGTTTTTTGCTTGATCCTTCTCTTCTCAAGAACTCTGTGTGTTCCTGCTCGCTGTTACCTTAGACCAGCCAGAAAATATGGTAAGAATGGCAAATATATTAGACATCCCTGAAACATTAATTCAGAGAttcaaagggttttttttcttagaaatgtTGGAATAGCATAACATGCTCTTTGCTGAGGAATGATCCAAACAGCTGCTTACTCAGGAATCAACCCACACAGAGGTATCTCTGGACTGAGATTCAATAATT
This genomic interval carries:
- the LOC131561224 gene encoding beta-microseminoprotein-like, whose translation is MRGQFAQGLLSQIPSLYKVSEKMSFPSPLWKSHNSARMNTILACLLALAISMPLSDASCFYMPFKPGMSNGVVVGCLDGEGKVHEFDSRWRTEDCNDCSCSKTGIDCCTSYMTPVGYDEEKCERIFSKDTCSYKVVEKDDHSKECPVHSWVG